In Gadus morhua chromosome 5, gadMor3.0, whole genome shotgun sequence, the genomic stretch TACCCCTATATGTACTGTGCACTGCATTCTGAACGTATTCAGACTGCTGCACTTTGTCCCCATttgctttttcctttttatgtTGTGTGCATTACATTATATGTAACCGTTTAAGTCAGAGCCTTAATCTAAAGGAATTTAGATTACGTCAATTTGTTGTTCAAAAGAATAGGGAACCTTTTTAAGAAAAACTCTCTTCTTGGTTTTGGGAATCTTATAGGCTTCTGTTGGTACATGAATTATGAAAGAATTACATTATCCCTTTTAGAATACGTGAGAAATGAAGATAACATGAGGGAGTGACGTGTTTGTGTCAGAGATGGCTAACCTCTCACCAAAGCTCACCCAGCTAGTGAATAAGTAGCGCATTGCAAGATGGCTTTGATTTCATAGTTCAAAGTATACCTTGTATTGCACCGATACCTCCAACAACGCTTTCCTCTCTACAGAGTGGAAGGTGGTCCTGCTGGCCGGGGGTCTATCGGGCACATGTGGCTGGTTTGTCGGCACTCCCATGGACGTGATCAAGGCCCGTCTCCAGATGGACtggatgggggagaggaagtACAAGGGCTTCTTCCACTGCATCACGGACAGCGTACGCACAGAGGGGGCGGGTGTGCTCTACAAGGGGCTGGCGATCAACTGCGTGCGGGCCTTTCCAGTCAACATGTCTGTGTTTGCCATGTATGAAGTAGTGATCCGCCTGCTCAGACCCTCAACCTAGCGGTTCCAGAGCTGTTCAGTTCTACCTCGGTTTCCCATGActgtaaggcccaatcccatttctaccccttacccctcccccttgttttgaaggggtaaggggtagaccccttaccccttcaaaacaagggggagggggaaggggtaaggggtagaaatgggattgggcctaaattgATCACGCTTTGGGAATTGGCTTATTTTTATCtttacatatatgtatattaggATGGGATCATTTTCTTGGTCtgtatgtattattttttttctgatgtaggcctacgtatCATAATCAAGTTTTTCTCAAAACTTAAAAAAGGGCATTTTAAAAGTAAGTAAAATATCAACATTCTTGCATATTTCTTTAATACTTaaaatttgaattgaattagcTTTTAATGTTTAGATCTTAAGAGATGGTACTTCATACACATCGCCATTTCAATTTTCTGATGCCAAACATAATTGTTGCTCAAATATGAATGCCTCTATGAGGAGTGCTGGACACAAAACCACATTTCCCATGAGCTCTTTTGGCCCATGTAGATGCATACTCTAAACATATGCACATTTTGCTGTGAAATCCAATAGAATagctgtctgggaattcagtaACATATTCATGTAGCTCTGAAATTGTAGCCATACTTGAAACTGTTTGCGCGTGACAATATTCCAACCGCCAGCCCATCATTAGGCCATTAACTATGACTTGAATTGTATTAAATATCTTCATTAATA encodes the following:
- the slc25a47b gene encoding solute carrier family 25 member 47-B isoform X4, producing MSPADIVKVRLQCQGVPMQGHAAGSPRAKYRGPVHCLLTIAREEGVLGLYKGAQALALRDGPAFATYFTTYNVICEKLSPPGQTRPEWKVVLLAGGLSGTCGWFVGTPMDVIKARLQMDWMGERKYKGFFHCITDSVRTEGAGVLYKGLAINCVRAFPVNMSVFAMYEVVIRLLRPST